A stretch of the Streptomyces venezuelae genome encodes the following:
- a CDS encoding S8 family peptidase produces MPSHRNRRTGAAALAAAAALALAAGLTTPSAAASASAPAATPKPFAAKERQQTSRALTHLTLITGDRVTVDAKGNPVGFRPAKGREKIPVSTQRQNGRTSVVPFDAQRLIEAGRLDARLFDLTELSRPEYRKARGDRLKLIVRYEGGAAPAAKADLRATGGTEVGRTFPSLGAEAVTASPDRAAALWETLTDAQAGTGRRATAAGIATIWLDGIRKAHLDKSTKQIGADKAWAAGYDGTGVKIAVLDTGVDATHPDLAGQVVAEQNFSAAPDAKDRFGHGTHVASIAAGTGAKSGGAFKGVAPGAKVLNGKVLDDSGSGDDAGILAGMEWAVAQGAQVINMSLGGPDGPDTDPLETAVNKLSADKGVLFAISAGNSGQGGAGTIGSPGSAQAALTVGAVDDGDALADFSSIGPRIGDGAVKPDVTAPGVDTTAAAAPGSVIEREVGQSPEGYLTISGTSMAAPHAAGAAALLKQQHPAWTGADLKGVLTASTKPGAYTPFQQGSGRIAVDKALGQSVIAEPVSLAFAGQPWPHHDDTPEAKKLGYRNLGTAPVTLDVAVTATGPDGKPAPAGFLTADAAQVTVPAGGTASVNLTLNTRLGGQVDGTYTAYATATAAGGGQSTRTAIAVEREVESYNLTVKHLDRKGKATANYGTTVLGTTGLAAGKRYQQHDESGTLTIRVPKGGYLLNSNIVADPDDVTQGLDWLAQPKLDVTGNTTVTVDARAAKPVAVTVPSRTAVETFATPTYDVRVGDHSYGFGWWLDSYAPLRTRHLGPAAPAGTLVQQWDAHWQDGADQEYHAALGGPVTRLATGYTRHLKAADLATVSVEQGASVTGKKGGLTVLGWLPDPTGASGITIPRPLPATAKLHLSTLDGATWETIFSQTGGTDENGWPIDEAVYLSDGQRSYQGGKSYRERYNAAVFGPHMDTAGVLGVHREGNRLTGTLPLLADGAGHNGASFLATGSTVLYRNGVVAGSRDTELRDADPFEVPAAEASYKLVTKTTVPATVSGTSTKVTATWWFRSKQTAEPTQLPASVVRFTPELSLTGTSPAGRTVQIPVTVQGPAAGPNLASLTVQASYDDGYTWQTLPVRAGKVTVQNPAKGGHVSLRGVTVDKRGNKSEITLTRAYLAG; encoded by the coding sequence GTGCCTTCACATCGCAACAGGCGTACGGGGGCGGCGGCGTTAGCCGCAGCCGCCGCCCTCGCGCTCGCGGCGGGCCTGACCACACCCTCCGCAGCAGCATCCGCATCCGCACCCGCAGCCACCCCCAAGCCGTTCGCGGCCAAGGAACGGCAGCAAACCTCCCGGGCCCTCACCCACCTCACCCTGATCACCGGTGACCGGGTCACCGTCGACGCCAAGGGCAACCCGGTCGGCTTCCGGCCGGCCAAGGGCCGCGAGAAGATACCCGTTTCGACGCAGCGCCAGAACGGCCGTACCAGCGTCGTCCCCTTCGACGCCCAGCGTCTGATCGAGGCCGGCCGGCTCGACGCCCGCCTCTTCGACCTCACCGAACTCAGCCGCCCCGAATACCGCAAGGCCCGAGGCGACCGCCTGAAGCTGATCGTCCGGTACGAGGGCGGAGCCGCCCCCGCCGCCAAGGCAGACCTGCGCGCCACCGGCGGCACCGAGGTCGGCCGCACCTTCCCGTCCCTGGGTGCCGAAGCCGTCACCGCGAGCCCGGACCGGGCCGCCGCCCTCTGGGAGACCCTCACCGACGCCCAGGCCGGCACCGGCCGCCGCGCCACCGCCGCCGGCATCGCCACCATCTGGCTCGACGGCATCCGCAAGGCCCACCTGGACAAGAGCACCAAGCAAATCGGCGCCGACAAGGCGTGGGCCGCCGGATACGACGGCACCGGCGTGAAGATCGCCGTCCTCGACACCGGTGTCGACGCCACCCACCCCGACCTCGCCGGACAGGTCGTCGCCGAACAGAACTTCTCCGCCGCCCCGGACGCCAAGGACCGGTTCGGCCACGGCACCCACGTCGCCTCCATCGCCGCCGGTACGGGCGCCAAATCGGGCGGCGCATTCAAGGGCGTGGCACCCGGCGCCAAGGTCCTCAACGGCAAGGTCCTCGACGACTCCGGCTCCGGCGACGACGCGGGCATCCTCGCCGGTATGGAATGGGCCGTCGCCCAGGGCGCCCAGGTCATCAACATGAGCCTCGGCGGACCCGACGGCCCCGACACCGACCCGCTCGAAACGGCCGTGAACAAGCTCTCCGCCGACAAGGGCGTGCTCTTCGCCATCTCGGCCGGCAACAGCGGCCAGGGCGGGGCCGGCACCATCGGCTCCCCGGGCAGCGCCCAGGCGGCCCTCACCGTCGGCGCGGTGGACGACGGCGACGCCCTCGCCGACTTCTCCAGCATCGGCCCGCGCATCGGCGACGGCGCCGTCAAACCGGATGTCACCGCCCCCGGCGTGGACACCACCGCAGCCGCCGCCCCGGGCAGCGTCATCGAACGCGAGGTCGGCCAGAGCCCCGAGGGCTACCTCACCATCTCCGGCACCTCCATGGCCGCACCGCACGCGGCCGGCGCCGCCGCCCTGCTCAAGCAGCAGCACCCCGCGTGGACCGGCGCCGACCTCAAGGGCGTACTCACCGCCTCCACCAAGCCCGGCGCGTACACCCCCTTCCAGCAGGGCAGCGGACGCATCGCGGTCGACAAGGCCCTCGGCCAGTCCGTGATCGCCGAACCCGTCTCGCTGGCCTTCGCCGGACAACCGTGGCCGCACCACGACGACACGCCCGAGGCGAAGAAGCTCGGCTACCGCAACCTCGGCACGGCCCCGGTCACCCTCGACGTGGCCGTCACCGCCACCGGCCCCGACGGCAAGCCCGCCCCGGCCGGCTTCCTCACCGCCGACGCCGCCCAGGTGACCGTCCCGGCCGGCGGCACCGCCTCGGTCAACCTCACCCTGAACACCCGGCTCGGCGGCCAGGTCGACGGCACCTACACGGCGTACGCGACCGCGACCGCGGCCGGCGGCGGCCAGAGCACGCGTACGGCCATCGCCGTGGAACGCGAGGTCGAGTCCTACAACCTGACGGTCAAGCACCTCGACCGCAAGGGCAAGGCGACCGCGAACTACGGCACCACGGTGCTGGGCACCACCGGCCTCGCCGCCGGCAAGCGGTACCAGCAGCACGACGAGTCCGGCACCCTCACCATCCGGGTGCCCAAGGGAGGCTACCTCCTCAACTCCAACATCGTGGCCGACCCGGACGACGTCACCCAGGGCCTCGACTGGCTCGCCCAGCCCAAGCTGGACGTCACCGGCAACACCACGGTGACCGTCGACGCGCGCGCCGCCAAGCCGGTCGCCGTCACCGTGCCCTCCCGCACCGCCGTCGAGACCTTCGCCACCCCCACCTACGACGTACGGGTCGGCGACCACTCGTACGGCTTCGGCTGGTGGCTGGACTCCTACGCGCCGCTGCGCACCCGGCACCTCGGCCCGGCCGCACCGGCCGGCACCCTGGTCCAGCAGTGGGACGCGCACTGGCAGGACGGCGCCGACCAGGAGTACCACGCCGCCCTCGGCGGACCGGTGACCCGGCTCGCCACCGGCTACACCCGGCACCTCAAGGCCGCCGACCTGGCCACCGTCTCGGTGGAACAGGGCGCTTCGGTGACCGGCAAAAAGGGCGGCCTGACCGTCCTCGGCTGGCTGCCCGACCCGACCGGGGCGAGCGGCATCACCATCCCGAGGCCGCTCCCGGCCACGGCGAAGCTCCACCTGTCCACCCTCGACGGGGCCACCTGGGAGACCATCTTCAGCCAGACCGGCGGCACCGACGAGAACGGCTGGCCGATCGACGAGGCGGTCTACCTCAGTGACGGGCAGCGCAGCTACCAGGGCGGCAAGAGCTACCGCGAGCGCTACAACGCAGCCGTCTTCGGCCCGCACATGGACACCGCCGGCGTGCTCGGCGTCCACCGCGAGGGCAACCGGCTGACCGGTACCCTGCCGCTGCTCGCCGACGGGGCCGGCCACAACGGCGCGTCCTTCCTGGCCACGGGCAGCACGGTGCTCTACCGCAACGGCGTGGTGGCCGGCAGCCGGGACACCGAGCTCCGGGACGCCGACCCCTTCGAGGTGCCGGCGGCCGAGGCCTCGTACAAGCTGGTCACCAAGACCACGGTGCCCGCCACGGTCTCCGGCACCTCCACCAAGGTGACGGCGACCTGGTGGTTCCGCTCGAAGCAGACCGCGGAACCCACCCAGCTGCCGGCGTCGGTGGTCCGCTTCACCCCTGAACTGTCGCTCACCGGAACCTCCCCGGCGGGCCGTACGGTCCAGATCCCGGTCACCGTCCAGGGCCCGGCGGCCGGCCCCAACCTGGCCTCCCTGACGGTCCAGGCCTCGTACGACGACGGCTACACCTGGCAGACCCTCCCGGTCCGGGCGGGCAAGGTGACCGTGCAGAACCCGGCGAAGGGCGGGCACGTTTCGCTGCGCGGCGTGACGGTCGACAAGCGCGGCAACAAGTCCGAGATCACCCTCACCAGGGCCTACCTGGCGGGCTGA
- a CDS encoding GlxA family transcriptional regulator, translating into MDLATESAHSQAVHRVAVLALEGVPPFELGIPSRVFGNAYDAEGRPLYEVTVCTADGQPVTSDAGFGITVSAGPEALAAADTVIIPPTHAMDELAEGAPLGPELAAAIAGIRPGTRLVSICTGSYVLAAAGLLDGRPATTHWLKAQEFQRAFPRVRLDEEVLFVDDGDVLTSAGVAAGVDLCLHLIRRDHGSTVANRAARLCVVPPWRDGGQAQYIDRPVPEPTVASTTATRAWALERLGEPLSLAELAEHARMSLRSFTRRFRDEVGMTPVQWLTAQRLELARQLLETSDLPIDLVAHRAGFGSANSLRAHMRTSLGVSPNAYRRTFRPNDLVPTHG; encoded by the coding sequence ATGGATCTGGCCACGGAGTCTGCACACAGCCAAGCCGTCCACCGGGTGGCCGTCCTCGCCCTCGAAGGCGTCCCCCCGTTCGAGCTCGGCATCCCGTCCCGGGTCTTCGGCAACGCCTACGACGCCGAGGGCCGGCCGCTCTACGAGGTGACCGTCTGCACCGCCGACGGGCAGCCCGTCACCAGCGACGCGGGCTTCGGCATCACCGTCTCCGCCGGCCCCGAAGCGCTCGCCGCCGCCGACACCGTGATCATCCCGCCCACCCATGCCATGGACGAGCTGGCCGAGGGCGCCCCCCTCGGCCCGGAGCTCGCCGCCGCGATCGCCGGGATCCGGCCCGGCACCCGGCTGGTCTCCATCTGCACCGGCTCCTATGTGCTCGCCGCCGCCGGCCTGCTGGACGGCCGGCCCGCCACCACCCACTGGCTGAAGGCGCAGGAGTTCCAGCGGGCCTTCCCCCGGGTCCGGCTCGACGAGGAGGTGCTCTTCGTCGACGACGGCGACGTCCTCACCTCGGCCGGGGTGGCCGCCGGGGTCGATCTCTGCCTGCACCTGATCCGCCGCGACCACGGCAGCACCGTCGCCAACCGCGCCGCCCGGCTGTGCGTGGTACCGCCGTGGCGCGACGGCGGCCAGGCCCAGTACATCGACCGCCCGGTCCCCGAACCCACCGTCGCCTCCACCACCGCCACCCGCGCCTGGGCCCTGGAGCGGCTCGGCGAACCGCTCTCGCTCGCCGAGCTCGCCGAGCACGCCCGGATGAGCCTGCGCTCCTTCACCCGGCGGTTCCGCGACGAGGTCGGCATGACCCCCGTCCAGTGGCTCACCGCCCAGCGCCTGGAACTGGCCCGGCAGTTGCTGGAAACCAGCGACCTGCCGATCGATCTGGTCGCACACCGTGCCGGATTCGGGTCCGCGAATTCGCTGCGCGCCCACATGCGGACCTCTCTCGGTGTCTCCCCGAATGCCTACCGCCGCACCTTCCGTCCCAACGACCTTGTCCCGACGCATGGTTGA
- a CDS encoding NADP-dependent oxidoreductase gives MRAVVVSQWGGPGVLTETELERLEPAMGEILVRVHAAGVNPVDWKTRASGALIPWGPVPMVGWDVSGVVEAVGPGVTLYREGDEVFGMPSFPRQAGGYAEYVTATARHFARKPASLTHVEAAALPLAALTAWQALADTAEVRPGQRVLVHAAAGGVGHFAVQIAKALGAYVIGTASAPKHGFLRSIGADEVIDYRSTDFEDAVAEVDVVIDAIGGDYGARSLKVLRPGGRLITLNGPDDVPVGGGDHRTGWMLVEPDLAGLNAIAALVEEGRLRPAVDTVLPLAQAAKAHELGEQGRTTGKIVLTVA, from the coding sequence ATGCGCGCCGTCGTCGTCAGCCAGTGGGGCGGGCCCGGGGTACTGACCGAAACCGAGCTGGAGCGGCTCGAGCCGGCCATGGGAGAGATCCTGGTCCGGGTGCACGCGGCCGGGGTGAACCCGGTGGACTGGAAGACGCGGGCCAGCGGGGCGCTGATCCCGTGGGGGCCGGTTCCGATGGTCGGCTGGGACGTGTCGGGGGTGGTCGAGGCGGTCGGCCCCGGTGTGACCCTGTACCGGGAGGGCGACGAGGTCTTCGGCATGCCGAGCTTCCCGCGGCAGGCGGGCGGTTACGCGGAGTACGTGACTGCGACCGCGCGGCACTTCGCCCGTAAGCCGGCCTCCCTGACCCATGTGGAGGCCGCCGCCCTGCCGCTGGCGGCGCTGACCGCCTGGCAGGCCCTGGCGGACACGGCGGAGGTGCGGCCGGGCCAGCGGGTGCTGGTGCATGCCGCGGCGGGCGGCGTGGGGCACTTCGCGGTCCAGATCGCCAAGGCGCTCGGCGCGTATGTGATCGGTACGGCCAGCGCGCCCAAGCACGGGTTCCTGCGCTCGATCGGGGCCGACGAGGTGATCGACTACCGGAGCACGGACTTCGAGGACGCGGTCGCCGAGGTGGACGTGGTGATCGACGCGATCGGCGGCGACTACGGGGCGCGCTCCCTGAAGGTGCTGCGCCCCGGCGGCCGGCTGATCACCCTGAACGGGCCGGACGACGTGCCTGTCGGCGGCGGGGACCACCGGACGGGCTGGATGCTGGTCGAGCCGGACCTGGCGGGCCTGAACGCGATCGCGGCGCTGGTGGAGGAGGGCAGGCTGCGGCCGGCGGTGGACACGGTGCTGCCGCTGGCGCAGGCGGCCAAGGCACACGAACTCGGCGAACAGGGCCGCACCACGGGCAAGATCGTCTTGACCGTGGCCTGA
- a CDS encoding NUDIX hydrolase, translated as MQAAAPEPVPAPGELWTVGAVILGEDGRAFAQRRSPDRRLFPGCWDIVGGHVEPGESLRDALAREIREETGWRLRRVRRFLGVTTWTGDDGAGPRHEADYLVEVDGDLTRPALEWSKHTAYDWFGPTDLPRLKENVLPSQTLIHDLIAGVLEAPR; from the coding sequence GTGCAGGCCGCCGCCCCGGAGCCGGTCCCGGCACCGGGCGAGCTGTGGACGGTCGGCGCGGTCATCCTCGGCGAGGACGGCCGCGCCTTCGCCCAGCGCCGCAGCCCGGACCGGCGGCTGTTCCCCGGTTGCTGGGACATCGTCGGCGGGCATGTCGAGCCGGGCGAGTCCCTGCGGGACGCGCTGGCGCGCGAGATCCGCGAGGAAACCGGCTGGCGGCTCCGCCGGGTCCGCCGGTTCCTCGGCGTCACCACCTGGACCGGCGACGACGGCGCCGGCCCGCGCCACGAGGCGGACTACCTCGTCGAGGTCGACGGCGACCTGACCCGGCCGGCCCTGGAGTGGTCGAAGCACACGGCCTACGACTGGTTCGGCCCCACGGACCTTCCCCGCCTGAAGGAAAACGTCCTCCCGTCCCAGACCCTGATCCACGACCTGATCGCGGGCGTCCTCGAAGCGCCGCGCTGA
- the mnmA gene encoding tRNA 2-thiouridine(34) synthase MnmA has translation MTETLPRTSRPLRVLAAMSGGVDSAVAAARAVEAGHDVTGVHLALSANPQSFRTGARGCCTIEDSRDARRAADVIGIPFYCWDLAERFREDVVEDFIAEYEAGRTPNPCLRCNEKIKFAALLDKALALGFDAVCTGHYATVVEREDGSRELHRASDMAKDQSYVLGVLDEKQLAHALFPLGDTVTTKDEIRAEAERRGLAVAKKPDSHDICFIADGDTQGFLAKRLGKAEGDIVDESGAKIGTHDGAFGFTIGQRKGLRIGHPAADGKPRYVLDISPVNNTVTVGPAASLDVTALTAIRPRWCGNPPAGPATYTAQLRAHGGETEVFAEPVDGELRVTFTEPVRGVAPGQAIVLYDGTRVVGSATIASTTRATALL, from the coding sequence GCGTGGACTCCGCCGTCGCCGCCGCCCGCGCGGTCGAAGCCGGGCACGACGTGACCGGCGTCCACCTCGCGCTCTCCGCGAACCCGCAGTCCTTCCGCACCGGCGCCCGCGGCTGCTGCACGATCGAGGACTCCCGGGACGCCCGCCGCGCCGCGGACGTCATCGGCATCCCCTTCTACTGCTGGGACCTCGCCGAGCGCTTCCGCGAGGACGTGGTGGAGGACTTCATCGCCGAGTACGAGGCGGGCCGCACCCCGAACCCCTGTCTGCGCTGCAACGAGAAGATCAAGTTCGCGGCACTGCTGGACAAGGCCCTCGCGCTCGGCTTCGACGCGGTCTGCACCGGCCACTACGCCACGGTCGTGGAGCGGGAGGACGGCTCCCGCGAGCTGCACCGCGCCAGCGACATGGCCAAGGACCAGTCCTACGTCCTGGGCGTCCTGGACGAGAAGCAGCTGGCCCACGCGCTCTTCCCGCTCGGCGACACCGTCACCACCAAGGACGAGATCCGCGCGGAGGCGGAGCGCCGGGGCCTGGCGGTGGCGAAGAAGCCGGACAGCCACGACATCTGCTTCATCGCCGACGGCGACACCCAGGGCTTCCTGGCGAAGCGGCTGGGCAAGGCGGAGGGCGACATCGTCGACGAGTCCGGCGCGAAGATCGGCACGCACGACGGCGCCTTCGGCTTCACCATCGGCCAGCGCAAGGGCCTGCGGATCGGCCACCCGGCGGCCGACGGCAAGCCGCGCTATGTGCTGGACATCTCCCCGGTGAACAACACGGTCACGGTCGGCCCGGCGGCGTCCCTGGACGTCACCGCCCTCACCGCGATCCGCCCCCGCTGGTGCGGCAACCCGCCGGCCGGCCCGGCGACGTACACGGCGCAGCTGCGCGCCCACGGCGGCGAGACGGAGGTCTTCGCCGAGCCGGTGGACGGCGAGCTCCGCGTCACCTTCACCGAACCGGTCCGCGGGGTCGCCCCCGGCCAGGCGATCGTCCTCTACGACGGCACCCGCGTGGTCGGCTCCGCCACGATCGCCTCGACCACCCGCGCCACGGCGCTGCTCTAG